Below is a genomic region from bacterium.
AAGGCACTAAACTTTCCCTCTTCAACATTAATTACCTGAGCCTGGCCTGTATAAAGCAAAGAGAAAGCTCTCCTTGCCGTACATATGTTTACAGCCTGCCACAATCTGTTTAGTACCAGTACATTTGCATCTAACATTCTTCACACCCGTGCAGTAGTTGTTTCAGTGTATTTACATACTCTCCAATAACCTCCAGACTGTCAGTCCAGTAAGTCTCAAGGGAATACCAGCCGTTATAGGAGCGACTTTTTAGAAACGCTGTGAATTCTTTTATTCCTGCGATTCCTGTTCCTAGTTCAGCTTGTCCCAGCCACCTATCTTCTTTTGCAGGATACCCGGTGCCTTCTTGTGTTTTCTTTACATCTTTTATATGCACATGTCTTAATCTATCCCAGAATTTCTCAAGCGCAACTACAGAAGATTCTCCCCCATAGCATGAATTGGCTGAATCTCCTACAAAATACAGTGGGAATTTTTTTACCATAGAAAATATCTTTTCAAGCATATCAGATGTTGACATAATATCATAAGAGATACCAAATGCCTCAATAGCAATATCTAAATCGTGCTTTTTGCCAGCTTCAATTGCATTATCAATAGAAAGAGCAACAAGTTTCCTTGCCTCTTCAGGGCACATATCTTCGGGCAATCTACTTCCATTAGTCATGACAAGATCAGGTTTTAAAACAGAAGCAGAGTTAATCATTGTTCTTGTTTTTTCACATGCCTCCTCAAAACATCCGGGTTTTAGATGGTTGACAATAAGGTCAATATTAGGAATACACATGTTTCTCCTCACTATTTCTTCTAAAACTTCATGCAATAAGTCATGATTAAGATAGAAATCCTCTGCTTCCAGGAACATAGGCTCCACTCCTGTAATGCCATACGATTTTATGGTATCTAAAAAGTTACAAAGAACACCTAAATCAGTAAACAGCTCCTTAGTG
It encodes:
- a CDS encoding TIM barrel protein; amino-acid sequence: MKISLMTYKHTKELFTDLGVLCNFLDTIKSYGITGVEPMFLEAEDFYLNHDLLHEVLEEIVRRNMCIPNIDLIVNHLKPGCFEEACEKTRTMINSASVLKPDLVMTNGSRLPEDMCPEEARKLVALSIDNAIEAGKKHDLDIAIEAFGISYDIMSTSDMLEKIFSMVKKFPLYFVGDSANSCYGGESSVVALEKFWDRLRHVHIKDVKKTQEGTGYPAKEDRWLGQAELGTGIAGIKEFTAFLKSRSYNGWYSLETYWTDSLEVIGEYVNTLKQLLHGCEEC